One genomic segment of Pseudonocardia sp. T1-2H includes these proteins:
- a CDS encoding FUSC family protein — MIALLEAVRTRDPGFAVLRRAVRVALAACVVFYLGRYVLDDTVFAVYAVFGVVALGALSDVSGPPRHRTRTLLGCLGVGLVLVTIGTLVAASTAAAVLGMLVVGFLVAFAGVGGPRFTGVANGVHLFFILPCFPPYAPDTLPQRLLGLTLGVLALTLADRWVLTDPGPPGFAHRLREAAAAVGDHLDALLTGDDRLPERRAEAQGRIERLRLSALPLGERPAGPGRRDRGLTHAADALRAVHGRILAIADTAGTPPTLPADVVVALAAVRRSLLDVCAALGGVGPPPDLRPVDRAIARDAAARLRRLTAPGGVAELLPDAPLRVAALEALHAERTLVLATRAAVGAPPPPEAAADTGPDGPFWYVCASGWSLWRRRLATHLTLRSVYLQNAARLAIGLAVARWVAGGLELQNGFWVLLATLSLMRTSVTATRAALVPAFAGTLAGAVVAAGLLAAAGPETVVYAIVFPLLLVAALAGGPLLGPAVGQGLFTILVSVLFAQLSPAGWSLAGVRILDVAVGGIVGVLIGVAVWPSGGRREVRRAAARCLTVGADGIERTADLLTGRPRAREHDSPRGVEEYRLLVLFDASYAQYRSEPHPRRDDPVDWLAVLGAAHRLYRGSAALRRRFADADPLPWPVVTAGMRAAGHVTAERYRRVASALAVDELPDPGPDPGPGLPEWVRVAAEKCDQVDHPEAMLRVIDLWGWLSWLADDLARISAGAGERSAQHGLDVDVDP, encoded by the coding sequence ATGATCGCGCTGCTCGAGGCGGTGCGGACGCGGGATCCCGGGTTCGCGGTGCTACGCCGGGCCGTCCGGGTCGCCCTCGCGGCGTGCGTCGTGTTCTACCTCGGCCGGTACGTCCTCGACGACACCGTCTTCGCCGTCTACGCGGTGTTCGGCGTCGTCGCGCTCGGCGCGCTCTCCGACGTGTCGGGGCCGCCGCGGCACCGGACGAGGACGTTGCTCGGCTGCCTCGGCGTCGGCCTGGTGCTGGTGACGATCGGGACCCTCGTCGCGGCGAGCACAGCGGCCGCGGTCCTCGGGATGCTCGTCGTCGGCTTCCTGGTCGCGTTCGCCGGGGTGGGCGGACCGCGCTTCACCGGCGTCGCGAACGGGGTGCACCTGTTCTTCATCCTGCCGTGCTTCCCGCCCTACGCCCCGGACACGCTGCCGCAGCGGCTGCTCGGGCTGACCCTCGGCGTGCTCGCCCTGACCCTGGCGGACCGCTGGGTCCTCACCGACCCCGGGCCGCCCGGGTTCGCGCACCGGCTGCGCGAGGCGGCCGCGGCGGTCGGGGACCACCTCGACGCGCTCCTGACCGGCGACGACCGGCTGCCCGAGCGGCGCGCCGAGGCGCAGGGCCGGATCGAGCGGCTCCGGCTCAGTGCCCTGCCGCTCGGGGAGCGCCCGGCGGGCCCCGGAAGGAGGGACCGCGGGCTCACCCATGCCGCGGACGCGCTGCGGGCCGTCCACGGCCGGATCCTCGCCATCGCGGACACCGCGGGGACGCCGCCCACGCTGCCGGCCGATGTCGTCGTCGCCCTGGCCGCCGTGCGCCGCTCGCTGCTCGACGTCTGCGCCGCGCTCGGCGGCGTCGGCCCGCCTCCGGATCTGCGTCCCGTGGACCGGGCGATCGCCCGGGACGCCGCCGCCCGGCTCCGCCGGCTGACCGCCCCCGGCGGGGTCGCGGAACTGCTGCCGGACGCGCCGCTGCGGGTCGCGGCCCTCGAGGCGCTGCACGCCGAGCGCACCCTGGTGCTCGCCACCCGGGCCGCCGTGGGCGCGCCCCCGCCGCCCGAGGCCGCGGCGGACACCGGACCGGACGGCCCGTTCTGGTACGTCTGCGCCTCCGGGTGGAGCCTCTGGCGCCGGCGCCTGGCGACGCATCTCACGCTCCGCTCGGTGTACCTGCAGAACGCGGCCCGGCTCGCGATCGGGCTGGCGGTGGCGCGGTGGGTGGCCGGCGGGCTCGAGTTGCAGAACGGGTTCTGGGTGCTGCTCGCGACGCTCAGCCTGATGCGCACCTCGGTGACGGCGACCCGGGCCGCACTGGTTCCGGCCTTCGCCGGGACGCTCGCAGGCGCCGTCGTCGCGGCCGGGCTGCTCGCCGCGGCCGGGCCGGAAACCGTCGTCTACGCGATCGTCTTCCCGCTGCTGCTGGTGGCGGCGCTGGCCGGCGGGCCGCTGCTCGGGCCCGCCGTCGGCCAGGGCCTGTTCACGATCCTGGTGTCGGTGCTGTTCGCGCAGCTCTCCCCGGCGGGCTGGTCGCTCGCCGGGGTCCGGATACTCGACGTGGCGGTCGGCGGGATCGTCGGCGTCCTGATCGGGGTCGCGGTGTGGCCCAGCGGCGGGCGCCGGGAGGTCCGCCGCGCCGCGGCGCGTTGCCTCACGGTCGGGGCGGACGGGATCGAGCGCACCGCCGACCTCCTGACGGGCCGGCCGCGGGCCCGGGAGCACGACTCGCCGAGAGGGGTGGAGGAGTACCGCCTGCTGGTGCTCTTCGACGCGAGCTACGCCCAGTACCGCTCGGAGCCCCATCCACGCCGCGACGATCCGGTGGACTGGCTCGCCGTGCTCGGCGCCGCACACCGGCTGTACCGGGGATCGGCCGCCCTGCGCCGCCGGTTCGCCGACGCCGACCCGCTGCCCTGGCCGGTGGTCACGGCCGGGATGCGGGCCGCGGGACACGTGACGGCCGAGCGGTACCGGAGGGTGGCGTCCGCGCTGGCGGTCGACGAGCTGCCGGACCCCGGGCCCGATCCGGGGCCCGGGCTGCCGGAGTGGGTCCGCGTCGCCGCCGAGAAGTGCGACCAGGTCGACCACCCGGAGGCGATGCTCCGGGTGATCGACCTGTGGGGCTGGCTGAGCTGGCTCGCCGACGACCTGGCGCGGATCTCGGCCGGGGCCGGCGAGCGGTCAGCCCAGCACGGCCTGGATGTCGATGTCGATCCGTAG
- a CDS encoding YceI family protein, whose translation MSELSGRLTTPDGWPVTGGTLTAVDATGVQQGRASSREDGGFVLDGLAGGSYTVIAAAAGHEPAARTIALVEGRATSLGVLELPKVGGDVLPAPGTWQIDPQHSSIQATALHLGLSRIHGRLRKFAGQIQVADPLENSSVEVVIDPASVDSDDETRDAHLRTADFLDTGVYPEIAYKSDGLVRIDARHWRLDGVLTLKGVSAAVPLDVTYRGTGPDLWGGTRAAFSATTEISRDDFAISWNQSVLAGVLAIGRTLRIDIDIQAVLG comes from the coding sequence ATGAGTGAGCTTTCGGGGCGTCTGACGACTCCCGACGGTTGGCCGGTGACCGGGGGTACGCTGACCGCGGTCGACGCGACCGGGGTGCAGCAGGGCCGGGCGTCCAGCCGGGAGGACGGCGGGTTCGTCCTCGACGGGCTGGCCGGCGGGTCGTACACGGTGATCGCGGCGGCGGCGGGCCACGAGCCCGCCGCTCGGACGATCGCACTGGTCGAGGGCCGGGCCACTTCGCTCGGCGTGCTGGAACTGCCCAAGGTCGGCGGCGACGTGCTGCCGGCCCCGGGCACCTGGCAGATCGACCCCCAGCACTCCAGCATCCAGGCCACGGCCCTGCACCTGGGGCTGAGCCGGATCCACGGGCGGCTGCGCAAGTTCGCCGGCCAGATCCAGGTCGCGGACCCGCTGGAGAACAGCTCGGTCGAGGTCGTGATCGATCCGGCGTCCGTGGACTCGGACGACGAGACGCGGGACGCGCACCTGCGCACCGCGGACTTCCTGGACACGGGCGTGTACCCGGAGATCGCGTACAAGAGCGACGGGCTCGTCCGGATCGACGCGCGGCACTGGCGGCTCGACGGCGTGCTCACCCTCAAGGGCGTGAGCGCTGCGGTCCCGCTGGACGTCACCTACCGCGGGACCGGCCCGGATCTCTGGGGCGGGACCCGCGCGGCGTTCTCGGCGACCACCGAGATCTCCCGGGACGACTTCGCGATCAGCTGGAACCAGTCCGTGCTGGCCGGCGTCCTGGCCATCGGCCGGACCCTACGGATCGACATCGACATCCAGGCCGTGCTGGGCTGA
- a CDS encoding MFS transporter has translation MTTAAAVPRPAPETDRGGELSHKQIVTILVGLALGMFLAALDQTVVSTAIRTIADDLGGLSQQAWATTAFLITGTISTPLYGKLSDIYGRKPLFLFAISIFLVGSVLCTFATSMYMLAAFRAVQGLGAGGLFALALTILGDIVPPRERARYQGYILAVFGTSSVLGPVIGGLLSGQATIAGIDGWRWIFLVNVPIGAVALVVVAKVLNVPHTPRRARIDWPGAVALAIGLVPLLIVAEQGREWGWDSGRSITCYVVGAVGLVLFILAERFYGDDALLPLRLFRNGVFSLSSVAGVVIGMGMFGGIALLPQFLQIVHGASPTESGFLMLPLVGGIMVASIVSGQITSRTGKYKIFPIVGTLFMVGAMLLMHFLVDVDIPLWELDLYMALFGLGLGLCMQTLVLAVQNAVPARDMGVATASSTFFRQMGGTLGTAIFLSILFSTVGDKISGAFRTASTTGFDGALTDPAVTSNPANAQILGALQSGDASATGVLNDSSFLERIDARLARPFLVGFTESMTLTFLIVACVLAVAFVLVLFIKELPLRTMSGAQARLAEEAEQPEPPATVGAAVEALQQHRVPAPAGAAVGGGGAPPGASAYGHPPAGSANGTAHGDEWNGNGTRGRHAMSAGLNGDGSPQAPHVAGQTGPVGTRPFEDPSAATGPIPVVSAAAHNGGFHGGEGPAVSGIVHRADGTGLADAVVTLTDPAGRQEGRTTTDREGNYRIAVSTGGTYLVVATSGTFQPYAAMVAVADRPVRHDVPLAGTSGVRGTIRDADGTPVGPALLTLIDARGDVAATGSPDATGRYTLAGVPEGRYTLTVTGPAFQPVAQSVELSSGTTIDRDVVLPRRARLVGTVVAASDGRGVGEALATLIDARGTVVASTVTAPDGSFAFEDLQGGAYTLTASGYAPVASIVTVGAGEVTSVDVEFPAPNAAGAPDQTGIAGGVR, from the coding sequence ATGACCACCGCCGCCGCCGTTCCACGGCCGGCCCCGGAGACGGACCGGGGAGGTGAGCTCTCGCACAAGCAGATCGTCACGATCCTCGTGGGGCTCGCCCTCGGCATGTTCCTGGCCGCTCTCGACCAGACCGTCGTGTCCACGGCCATCCGCACCATCGCCGACGACCTCGGCGGACTGAGCCAGCAGGCCTGGGCCACCACGGCGTTCCTGATCACCGGCACGATCTCCACGCCGCTGTACGGGAAGCTCTCGGACATCTACGGCCGCAAGCCGCTCTTCCTCTTCGCGATCTCGATCTTCCTCGTCGGATCGGTCCTGTGCACGTTCGCGACGTCGATGTACATGCTCGCGGCGTTCCGCGCCGTGCAGGGACTCGGCGCCGGCGGCCTGTTCGCCCTGGCCCTGACGATCCTCGGCGACATCGTGCCGCCGCGGGAGCGGGCCCGGTACCAGGGCTACATCCTCGCGGTGTTCGGCACGTCGAGCGTGCTCGGGCCGGTCATCGGCGGCCTGCTGTCCGGCCAGGCCACCATCGCCGGCATCGACGGCTGGCGCTGGATCTTCCTGGTGAACGTGCCGATCGGCGCGGTGGCGCTGGTCGTCGTCGCCAAGGTGCTGAACGTGCCGCACACCCCGCGCAGGGCGCGCATCGACTGGCCGGGGGCCGTCGCGCTCGCCATCGGGCTCGTGCCGCTGCTGATCGTCGCCGAGCAGGGCCGCGAATGGGGCTGGGACTCCGGACGCTCGATCACCTGCTATGTCGTCGGCGCGGTCGGCCTGGTCCTGTTCATCCTGGCCGAGCGCTTCTACGGCGACGACGCACTGCTCCCGCTGCGGCTGTTCCGCAACGGCGTGTTCAGCCTGTCCAGCGTCGCCGGCGTCGTCATCGGAATGGGGATGTTCGGCGGCATCGCGCTGCTGCCGCAGTTCCTGCAGATCGTGCACGGGGCCAGCCCGACCGAGTCCGGGTTCCTGATGCTGCCGCTGGTCGGCGGGATCATGGTCGCGTCGATCGTCTCCGGCCAGATCACCTCGCGCACCGGCAAGTACAAGATCTTCCCGATCGTCGGCACCCTGTTCATGGTCGGCGCGATGCTGCTGATGCACTTCCTGGTCGACGTGGACATCCCGCTCTGGGAGCTCGACCTCTACATGGCGCTGTTCGGCCTCGGCCTCGGGCTGTGCATGCAGACGCTCGTGCTGGCCGTGCAGAACGCCGTCCCCGCCCGGGACATGGGCGTCGCGACCGCGTCGTCCACGTTCTTCCGCCAGATGGGCGGCACCCTGGGCACCGCGATCTTCCTGTCGATCCTGTTCAGCACGGTCGGTGACAAGATCTCCGGCGCCTTCCGGACGGCCTCCACGACCGGGTTCGACGGCGCGCTGACCGATCCCGCCGTCACCTCGAACCCGGCCAACGCGCAGATCCTCGGTGCACTGCAGAGCGGCGACGCGAGCGCGACCGGCGTGCTGAACGACTCGTCGTTCCTGGAGCGGATCGACGCGCGGCTCGCGCGCCCCTTCCTCGTCGGGTTCACCGAGTCGATGACGCTGACCTTCCTGATCGTCGCGTGCGTGCTCGCCGTGGCGTTCGTCCTGGTCCTGTTCATCAAGGAGCTCCCGTTGCGCACCATGTCCGGTGCCCAGGCCCGGCTGGCCGAGGAGGCCGAGCAGCCCGAGCCGCCGGCGACCGTCGGCGCCGCGGTCGAGGCCCTGCAGCAGCACCGCGTGCCCGCGCCGGCCGGGGCGGCCGTGGGCGGGGGCGGTGCCCCTCCGGGGGCGTCGGCCTACGGGCACCCGCCGGCCGGGTCGGCGAACGGCACCGCGCACGGCGACGAATGGAACGGCAACGGAACGAGAGGACGGCACGCCATGTCCGCGGGACTCAACGGCGACGGATCCCCGCAGGCGCCCCACGTGGCCGGGCAGACCGGCCCGGTCGGCACGCGCCCCTTCGAGGACCCGTCGGCCGCCACCGGCCCGATCCCCGTGGTGTCCGCGGCGGCGCACAACGGCGGGTTCCACGGCGGTGAGGGCCCGGCCGTGTCCGGAATCGTGCACCGCGCGGACGGCACCGGCCTCGCCGACGCCGTCGTCACCCTGACGGACCCGGCGGGCCGCCAGGAGGGTCGCACGACCACGGACCGGGAGGGCAACTACCGGATCGCGGTGTCGACGGGCGGGACCTACCTCGTCGTCGCCACCTCCGGCACGTTCCAGCCCTACGCCGCGATGGTCGCCGTCGCGGACCGCCCGGTCCGCCACGACGTCCCGCTCGCCGGCACCAGCGGCGTGCGTGGCACGATCCGGGACGCCGACGGCACGCCCGTCGGGCCGGCCCTGCTCACCCTGATCGACGCGCGCGGCGACGTCGCGGCCACCGGGTCACCGGACGCGACCGGCCGCTACACGCTGGCCGGGGTGCCCGAGGGCCGCTACACGCTCACGGTCACCGGTCCGGCGTTCCAGCCGGTCGCGCAGTCGGTCGAGCTGAGCAGCGGGACGACGATCGACCGGGACGTCGTGCTGCCGCGCCGCGCCCGGCTCGTCGGGACGGTCGTCGCGGCCAGCGACGGACGCGGGGTCGGCGAGGCGCTCGCCACCCTGATCGACGCGCGCGGAACGGTCGTCGCGTCCACGGTCACCGCCCCGGACGGCAGCTTCGCGTTCGAGGACCTGCAGGGCGGGGCCTACACGCTCACGGCGAGCGGTTACGCGCCGGTCGCGAGCATCGTCACGGTGGGAGCCGGCGAGGTGACCTCCGTGGACGTCGAGTTCCCGGCGCCGAACGCGGCGGGCGCACCGGACCAGACGGGAATAGCAGGAGGAGTGAGATGA
- a CDS encoding MarR family winged helix-turn-helix transcriptional regulator → MIRSCHGEWDPGADRAAARSGRGGPRARGSRRPRADHADPPRQAGGAHRAEAELESAAFPVLAHLAVDGPQRSGEIAAAMCADPSTISRQVAGLVKAGLVERRADPGDGRATLLATTTDGTRILDLERRRRAEQLATALSGWTPEHRAQLAELLSRFVNDLQVHEQGGTR, encoded by the coding sequence ATCATCAGGAGCTGCCATGGCGAGTGGGACCCCGGCGCTGACCGCGCCGCCGCCCGGTCCGGGCGAGGAGGACCTCGCGCTCGCGGATCGCGTCGCCCGCGCGCTGATCATGCTGATCCGCCTCGTCAAGCGGGGGGCGCGCATCGCGCGGAGGCCGAGCTGGAGAGTGCGGCGTTCCCCGTGCTCGCCCACCTCGCCGTCGACGGCCCGCAGCGCTCCGGCGAGATCGCCGCGGCGATGTGCGCGGACCCGTCCACGATCAGCCGGCAGGTCGCGGGCCTGGTCAAGGCGGGGCTCGTCGAGCGGCGGGCCGATCCGGGCGACGGGCGCGCCACGCTGCTCGCCACCACCACCGACGGCACCCGGATCCTCGACCTCGAACGCCGCCGCCGCGCGGAGCAGCTCGCCACCGCGCTCTCCGGGTGGACCCCGGAACACCGCGCGCAGCTGGCCGAGCTCCTGAGCCGCTTCGTCAACGATCTGCAAGTCCACGAGCAGGGGGGAACCCGATGA
- a CDS encoding bifunctional metallophosphatase/5'-nucleotidase, whose amino-acid sequence MRLIALNDLHGNLEPPSGSSGRVVDAGGADVDAGGAAFLATHVAQLRAQVPSVLLSVGDNVGASPVASALFHDEPTIDLLDQLGVAASTAGNHEFDEGYAELQRMQAGGCHPTDGCEFRPDFAGATFPILGADVVRDSGEPALPASTVVEVGGVRIGVIGATLRDLPTVVSAEGVRGLRFTDEIEAIDAASDALTARGVKAQVVLLHQGDEGAGGGPSECAVKPDGPGSAIARGVSAAVDAVFTAHTHQQYACSVPDPAGVQRPLVQGLSFGRLLSVVDLAVDPGTGDVVRADTRARNEIVTRDVPPDPAVEALVAEATAKAAPIADEPVGSLAGDLVRAAGPSGESPLGDVIADAQLEATRGAGAQVAITNPGGIRADLQGGTVTYGQAFTVQPFGNIMQTITMTGAQLDAVLEQQWQQQSPRILQISSTLAYTWSQAAPAGEKVSGITIGGVAVDPAARYRVSVNNFLAAGGDNFTVFAQGTDLVGGPVDLDALLAFLAAHPNLAPPPTTRITTAP is encoded by the coding sequence GTGCGGCTGATCGCCCTCAACGACCTGCACGGGAACCTGGAACCGCCCTCCGGGTCGTCCGGGCGGGTGGTCGACGCCGGCGGCGCTGACGTGGACGCGGGCGGCGCGGCCTTCCTCGCCACGCACGTCGCGCAGCTGCGCGCGCAGGTCCCCTCGGTCCTGCTCTCGGTGGGGGACAACGTGGGCGCCTCGCCCGTCGCGTCCGCGCTCTTCCACGACGAGCCGACGATCGACCTGCTGGACCAGCTGGGCGTCGCCGCGTCGACCGCCGGCAACCACGAGTTCGACGAGGGCTACGCCGAGCTACAGCGTATGCAGGCCGGCGGCTGCCACCCGACTGACGGCTGCGAGTTCCGCCCGGACTTCGCCGGCGCCACGTTCCCGATCCTCGGGGCCGACGTCGTGCGGGACTCCGGGGAACCCGCGCTGCCGGCGTCGACCGTCGTCGAGGTGGGCGGGGTGCGGATCGGCGTCATCGGTGCGACGTTGCGGGACCTGCCCACCGTCGTCTCGGCCGAGGGGGTGCGCGGGCTGAGGTTCACCGACGAGATCGAGGCGATCGACGCGGCGTCGGACGCCCTGACGGCGCGGGGCGTGAAGGCGCAGGTCGTGCTCCTCCACCAGGGCGACGAGGGTGCCGGCGGCGGCCCGTCGGAGTGTGCCGTGAAGCCGGACGGGCCCGGCTCGGCGATCGCCCGGGGGGTCTCCGCAGCGGTCGACGCCGTGTTCACCGCCCACACCCACCAGCAGTACGCCTGCTCCGTTCCCGACCCGGCCGGTGTGCAGCGCCCCCTGGTGCAGGGGCTGTCCTTCGGCCGGCTGCTGTCCGTCGTCGATCTCGCGGTGGACCCGGGGACCGGCGACGTCGTGCGGGCGGACACCCGGGCGCGCAACGAGATCGTGACCCGGGACGTGCCGCCGGACCCGGCCGTGGAGGCCCTGGTGGCCGAGGCCACGGCGAAGGCCGCGCCGATCGCGGACGAGCCCGTCGGCTCGCTCGCCGGGGACCTCGTGCGGGCCGCAGGACCGTCCGGCGAGTCCCCGCTGGGTGACGTCATCGCCGATGCCCAGCTCGAGGCCACGCGCGGGGCCGGGGCGCAGGTCGCGATCACGAACCCGGGCGGCATCCGGGCGGACCTGCAGGGCGGCACCGTCACCTACGGCCAGGCGTTCACCGTGCAGCCCTTCGGCAACATCATGCAGACGATCACGATGACCGGTGCGCAGCTCGACGCCGTCCTGGAGCAGCAGTGGCAGCAGCAGAGCCCGCGGATCCTGCAGATCTCCTCGACCTTGGCCTACACCTGGTCGCAGGCCGCGCCCGCGGGGGAGAAGGTCTCGGGCATCACGATCGGCGGCGTCGCGGTGGACCCGGCCGCCCGCTACCGGGTCTCGGTGAACAACTTCCTCGCCGCGGGCGGGGACAACTTCACCGTGTTCGCGCAGGGCACGGACCTCGTCGGCGGTCCGGTCGACCTCGACGCCCTGCTCGCCTTCCTCGCGGCGCACCCGAACCTGGCCCCGCCGCCCACCACCCGGATCACCACCGCCCCGTGA
- a CDS encoding cytochrome P450 — MSTSPVTENVFDPRIFARGVPHEALRRLREDDPVSWQEEHEVGIWPAGPGYWAVTRYDDVRHVLRSPADFSSSLGATQIRDPAPADLPFIRRMILNMDPPEQVRLRTLVTGAFTRRRLERFAGTVRERAAALLDAVLADRRCDLPRDVTDDLPLQNLADLLGVPAADRALLLEWTNRVIGYQDPEHGTVLTDADGSPVNPRSPAALQDMFDYAEHLAEAKRRDPGDDVLTALVEAEVDGEKLTDAELKMFFFLLVVAGNDTVRSALPGGVLALVEHPAEYARLRADPALLPGAIEEMLRWHPPVLTFRRTATRDVELGGRRIAAGDKVVVYHVSAHFDERRFADPFRFDLARSPNDHVAFGQGPHLCLGAMFARMQLRAFFTEFLARLPQVELDGEPRRLTSNFINGITRLPLRW, encoded by the coding sequence GTGTCGACGTCGCCGGTGACCGAGAACGTCTTCGACCCGCGGATCTTCGCGCGCGGGGTCCCGCACGAGGCGCTGCGCCGGCTGCGTGAGGACGATCCGGTGTCCTGGCAGGAGGAGCACGAGGTCGGGATCTGGCCGGCCGGGCCGGGGTACTGGGCCGTCACCCGCTACGACGACGTCCGGCACGTCCTGCGCAGCCCGGCGGACTTCTCGTCCTCGCTCGGGGCCACGCAGATCCGCGATCCCGCGCCGGCGGACCTGCCGTTCATCCGCCGGATGATCCTCAACATGGACCCGCCCGAACAGGTCCGGCTGCGCACGCTGGTGACCGGCGCGTTCACCCGCCGGCGGCTGGAGCGGTTCGCCGGGACGGTCCGCGAGCGCGCCGCCGCGCTGCTCGACGCCGTGCTGGCCGACAGGCGCTGCGACCTCCCGCGCGACGTCACCGACGACCTCCCGCTGCAGAACCTCGCGGACCTGCTCGGCGTCCCCGCCGCGGACCGCGCGCTGCTGCTGGAGTGGACGAACCGGGTGATCGGCTACCAGGACCCGGAGCACGGCACGGTCCTCACCGACGCGGACGGCAGCCCGGTCAACCCGCGCTCGCCCGCCGCGCTGCAGGACATGTTCGACTACGCCGAGCACCTCGCCGAGGCGAAGCGCCGCGATCCCGGCGACGACGTGCTGACGGCGCTCGTCGAGGCCGAGGTCGACGGCGAGAAGCTCACCGACGCCGAGCTGAAGATGTTCTTCTTCCTGCTGGTCGTCGCCGGGAACGACACCGTCCGCAGCGCCCTGCCCGGGGGCGTCCTCGCCCTCGTCGAGCATCCGGCGGAGTACGCCCGGCTGCGGGCGGACCCGGCGCTGCTGCCCGGCGCGATCGAGGAGATGCTGCGCTGGCACCCGCCGGTGCTCACCTTCCGGCGCACCGCGACGAGGGACGTCGAGCTCGGCGGCCGGCGGATCGCCGCGGGGGACAAGGTCGTCGTCTACCACGTGTCCGCGCACTTCGACGAGCGCCGCTTCGCCGACCCGTTCCGCTTCGACCTCGCCCGGTCCCCGAACGACCACGTGGCGTTCGGCCAGGGGCCGCACCTCTGCCTCGGCGCGATGTTCGCCCGGATGCAGCTGCGCGCCTTCTTCACCGAGTTCCTGGCCCGGTTGCCGCAGGTGGAGCTCGACGGCGAGCCGCGCCGCCTCACGTCCAACTTCATCAACGGGATCACCCGGCTGCCCCTGCGCTGGTGA
- a CDS encoding cupin domain-containing protein has protein sequence MTRYGRAVVLALGAGALLAGCAQPGQLGTPPATVTVTAPAPAPAPAPVAVPALPETVRGTIDVPVRVRTPGPAEYSVRTITMQPGETTGWQQHPGTETTVVESGAVTVLEEDACDPRNVAAGSGLFVADAVPHVLRNDGPEPARLVVAYLLAPGAPESSPVPPACPGQ, from the coding sequence GTGACGAGGTACGGCAGGGCCGTCGTTCTGGCCCTCGGCGCCGGCGCACTGCTCGCCGGGTGCGCACAGCCCGGGCAGCTGGGGACGCCGCCGGCCACGGTGACGGTGACCGCCCCCGCCCCCGCCCCCGCCCCCGCGCCGGTGGCGGTCCCGGCACTGCCGGAGACGGTCCGCGGGACGATCGACGTCCCGGTACGCGTCCGGACGCCCGGTCCCGCCGAGTACTCGGTCCGGACGATCACGATGCAGCCCGGGGAGACCACCGGCTGGCAGCAGCACCCCGGGACCGAGACCACGGTCGTCGAGTCCGGGGCGGTGACCGTCCTCGAGGAGGACGCGTGCGATCCCCGGAACGTGGCCGCCGGCAGTGGCCTGTTCGTGGCCGACGCGGTGCCCCATGTGCTGCGCAACGACGGTCCGGAGCCGGCGCGGCTCGTCGTCGCCTACCTGCTGGCGCCCGGCGCGCCGGAGTCCTCCCCGGTCCCGCCCGCCTGCCCCGGGCAGTGA
- a CDS encoding DNA-formamidopyrimidine glycosylase family protein, which produces MPESPEIEALAHHLRENAVYRPVARVDVASMSAVKTFDPPVTSLVGRVVTGAARYGKFLSVEFADRPGEELHLVTHLSRAGWLRWHETASTTPPKPGRGPLEFRVHLDTVGGPGFDLTEAGTQKRLAVYLVRDPQEIPGVARLGPDALTLGRDQLAELLAGQGARLKTLLVDQKTIAGIGNAYSDEILHTAKLSPFAVAGRLPEEKIDALAVAMHAVLTDAVDRSVGQGAATLKGEKRSGLRVHARTGLPCPVCGDTVREVSFADRSFQYCPTCQTGGKPLADRRLSRLVR; this is translated from the coding sequence ATGCCCGAGTCGCCCGAGATCGAGGCGCTGGCCCACCATCTGCGCGAGAACGCGGTCTACCGCCCCGTCGCGCGCGTGGACGTGGCGAGCATGAGCGCCGTCAAGACGTTCGACCCGCCGGTGACCTCGCTGGTCGGTCGGGTGGTGACGGGCGCAGCGCGCTACGGGAAGTTCCTCTCCGTCGAGTTCGCCGACCGGCCCGGTGAGGAGCTGCACCTGGTCACCCACCTGTCCCGGGCGGGCTGGCTGCGGTGGCACGAGACGGCGTCGACCACGCCGCCGAAGCCCGGCCGCGGGCCGCTGGAGTTCCGGGTGCACCTGGACACGGTCGGCGGGCCCGGGTTCGACCTCACCGAGGCCGGCACGCAGAAGCGCCTCGCGGTCTACCTGGTCCGGGACCCGCAGGAGATCCCCGGGGTCGCGCGGCTCGGCCCGGACGCCCTGACCCTGGGCCGGGACCAGCTCGCCGAGCTGCTGGCCGGGCAGGGCGCCCGGCTCAAGACGCTGCTGGTGGACCAGAAGACGATCGCCGGGATCGGCAACGCCTACAGCGACGAGATCCTGCACACCGCGAAGCTCTCCCCCTTCGCCGTCGCCGGCCGGCTCCCGGAGGAGAAGATCGACGCGCTGGCCGTGGCGATGCACGCCGTCCTCACCGACGCGGTGGACCGCTCGGTCGGGCAGGGCGCGGCGACCCTGAAAGGGGAGAAGCGCTCCGGCCTGCGGGTGCACGCGCGGACCGGGCTGCCGTGCCCCGTCTGCGGCGACACCGTGCGGGAGGTCTCCTTCGCCGACCGGTCGTTCCAGTACTGTCCGACCTGTCAGACCGGCGGCAAGCCTCTCGCCGACCGGCGGTTGTCGCGGTTGGTGAGGTAG